The proteins below come from a single Argentina anserina chromosome 1, drPotAnse1.1, whole genome shotgun sequence genomic window:
- the LOC126805046 gene encoding oligouridylate-binding protein 1-like, with amino-acid sequence MQQQYQQAMMQQSLYQHHPALIAPAQIEPILSGNLPPRFDSSTCRAVYVGNIHPQVTETLLQEVFASTGPLEGCKLIRKDKSSYGFVDYYDRRSAALAIVSLNGRHLFGQPIKVNWAYQSSQREDTSGHFNIFVGDLSAEVTDATLFACFSVYPSCSDARVMWDPKSGRSRGFGFVSFRTHQDAQSAINDLNGKWLASRQIRCNWATKGATSNDDKQSSDSKSVVELTNGTSEDGQEKPNEDAPENNPQYTTVYVGNLAPEVTQTELHRHFHALGAGIIEDVRVQRDKGFGFVRYSTHSEAAATIQMGNARFLCGKPIKCSWGSKPTPPGTTSNPLAPPAAPYMPGFSAADLAAYERQMAYSKMGGPQALMLPQGQHGGAGASQAIYKNVATSQQLMYYQ; translated from the exons ATGCAACAGCAGTACCAGCAAGCGATGATGCAGCAGTCGCTTTATCAGCACCACCCTGCTCTCATTGCCCCTGCTCAG ATAGAGCCTATCTTGAGTGGGAATCTGCCTCCTCGGTTTGATTCAAGTACATGCCGCGCTGT GTATGTTGGAAATATTCATCCGCAGGTTACTGAAACTCTTCTTCAAGAGGTTTTTGCTAGTACTGGCCCACTTGAGGGATGCAAGCTCATTAGGAAAGATAAG TCATCCTATGGATTTGTTGATTACTATGATCGCCGATCAGCTGCCCTTGCTATTGTTTCTCTAAATGGCAGGCATCT GTTTGGTCAGCCAATTAAAGTTAATTGGGCATATCAAAGCAGTCAGAGGGAGGACACTTCAG gtcattttaatatatttgttGGTGATCTTAGCGCCGAGGTTACTGATGCCACACTGTTTGCGTGCTTTTCTGTTTACCCCAGTTGCTC AGATGCAAGGGTTATGTGGGATCCGAAGAGTGGCCGTTCAAggggttttgggtttgtttCATTCCGGACTCACCAG GATGCTCAAAGTGCCATAAATGACTTAAATG GAAAGTGGCTTGCAAGTAGACAAATTCGGTGCAACTGGGCTACAAAAGGTGCTACTTCAAATGATGATAAACAGAGTTCTGATTCTAAAAGTGTTGTAGAGCTGACAAATGGAACATCAG AAGATGGTCAGGAGAAGCCTAATGAAGATGCTCCAGAGAATAATCCTCAGTATACCACAGTTTATGTTGGCAATTTGGCTCCTGAG GTTACTCAAACTGAACTCCATCGTCATTTCCATGCCCTTGGTGCTGGAATTATTGAAGATGTTAGGGTGCAACGAGATAAAGGGTTTGGGTTTGTGAGATACAGTACACATTCTGAAGCAGCTGCAACTATCCAGATGGGGAATGCTAGGTTTTTGTGTGGAAAACCAATAAAG TGTTCATGGGGTAGCAAGCCTACTCCACCTGGAACCACCTCCAACCCTCTCGCTCCACCAGCCGCACCTTATATGCCAGGTTTTTCAGCTGCAGACCTTGCGGCATATGAACGGCAAATGGCATATAGTAAAATGGGTGGTCCACAAGCCCTCATGCTTCCCCAGGGTCAGCATGGTGGTGCTGGAGCTAGTCAGGCGATATACAAGAATGTAGCAACATCCCAGCAGCTCATGTACTACCAGTAA
- the LOC126789436 gene encoding FCS-Like Zinc finger 13-like, with amino-acid sequence MLKLSKKPFPMIEKLSEMLVSGNRAGFLDVGSSPRGPLDLKLQSPSPSPRGLKSYDAGGVGLGIVAALEKSSHNGREILPKCAVYGHGSNRSNPIPVSSAQKSDEGFHELEDEDSEENYTFVTCHGRNKSITKVYYDGGDCRTSTEHHVSFATCHVTHVNPDQNQNNKQKQAPLYPTSAFLSSCHLCSKTLDGLDIYMYRGDKAFCSTECRATQIMNDERKEQCRSETSRRSADVSSSPYSRDQIFFCTGILAI; translated from the exons ATGTTGAAGTTGAGCAAGAAACCTTTCCCAATGATTGAAAAGCTCTCAGAAATGTTGGTTTCCGGCAACCGTGCCGGATTTCTTGACGTGGGGTCAAGCCCTAGAGGGCCACTAGACCTCAAGTTGCAGTCTCCTTCTCCAAGTCCAAGAGGTTTGAAGAGTTATGATGCTGGTGGCGTTGGCTTGGGGATAGTAGCTGCCTTGGAGAAGTCGAGTCATAATGGACGTGAGATTCTTCCAAAGTGTGCTGTTTATGGTCACGGTTCCAACCGGTCCAACCCAATTCCGGTCAGCTCCGCTCAGAAATCCGATGAGGGTTTTCATGAACTTGAGGATGAAGATAGTGAGGAAAATTATACCTTTGTGACTTGCCATGGAAGGAACAAGTCCATCACTAAGGTTTACTATGATGGAGGTGACTGCAGAACAAGTACTGAGCACCATGTCAGCTTTGCTACATGTCATGTGACCCATGTCAATCCTGACCAAAACCAGaacaataaacaaaaacaagctCCGCTGTATCCCACATCCGCTTTTCTCAGCTCATGCCATTTGTGCAGCAAAACGCTTGATGGCTTAGATATTTACATGTACAG gGGAGACAAAGCATTTTGTAGCACAGAGTGTAGAGCTACACAGATCATGAATGATGAGCGTAAAGAACAGTGCAGATCAGAAACTTCAAGAAGATCTGCAGATGTTTCAAGCTCGCCTTATTCGAGAGATCAGATTTTCTTCTGTACTGGTATTCTTGCGATTTAG